The proteins below come from a single Fusarium verticillioides 7600 chromosome 3, whole genome shotgun sequence genomic window:
- a CDS encoding hypothetical protein (At least one base has a quality score < 10) — protein sequence MAADIGQIAQLLDATLDPTEHRKAETALKQEATKPQYSLSLLNIVNSGTLPPKTRLAAALAFKNFIRTNYVDEEGNYKLPQDEVQVIKERLIGLMISSPPNIQAQLGDAISVIADSDFWRRWDTLTQELVSRFSATDPKVNVGVLEVAHSIFARWRPLFRTDELYMEINHVIETFGQAFVQLLVTTDKKIAENNDKKEVLHGWFEALDLQIKILHDMSCHDLPPIFEENLGSISELLHKYLTYSNPLLETDDDTETSIVDTVKADICEILELFTVKYDEDFSKYCQPFIEKAWNLLSSTGPETKYDLIVSKALHFLTAIASSAQHSGIFNSEDVLTQIVEKVILPNVALRESDIELFEDEPIEFIRRDLEGSDTDSRRRSATDFLRKLQERFEAPVTTVVSKYITHYLSQGSSDWKSKDTAIYLFLSIAAKGAVTAAQGVKTVNPLVNVVEFFEQHIAQDLISTQGIEPISKVDAIKYLYTFRSQLSKEQWKVALGPLIQNLNSDNYVVYSYAAIAVERVLFLTDDLGNPMFPRADIEPFAKDLLGHLFKLIEKESSPAKLQENEFLMRCVMRILIVIKDGAIPLLDNVLTHLILITNVMKQNPSNPRFYYYHFEAIGALVRYCAPSNAALFNEKLWGPFHQILVEDVTEFMQYVFQILAQLLESSPSETISENYKALLVPLLNPTLWETRGNVPACTRLLSAVIPRASKAIQAEGQIAPVLGIFQKLLSGKKSEVLAFDILDSIVKSFEPAVLNDYFGTILRLVYTKLQGTPAESLKLRFVRFYHLVSARLEAGYGADYFIQQSNSVEDGVFTKVYPTFVLGETDKIARPVDRKVAVVSLTKTLCDSSAFAQQFAKGWANSCRKLLSLLVNPPTVAAGAGDEVVAEADVDDIGFGMSFTALNTCRGLAKDDFPEILDVTKWVKEYMASANQRHGGAIERFVSERLSPEEQEAIAKYIQ from the exons atggctgccgATATTGGCCAGATCGCTCAACTTCTTGACGCAACTCTCGATCCCACAGAGCATCGTAAAG ctgaGACTGCCCTCAAGCAAGAGGCTACCAAACCTCAGTACtctctcagccttctcaacattgtcaaCTCCGGCACCCTACCGCCGAAGACTCGACTCGCTGCTGCATTGGCCTTCAAGAATTTTATTCGAACAAACTATGTG GACGAGGAAGGCAACTATAAGCTacctcaagatgaagttcaagTCATCAAGGAGCGCCTCATTGGCCTCATGATCTCATCCCCCCCCAATATCCAGGCCCAGCTTGGTGACGCTATCAGCGTTATTGCAGACTCTGACTTCTGGCGACGATGGGATACCCTCACCCAG GAACTCGTCAGCCGGTTTTCCGCTACTGACCCCAAGGTCAATGTCGGTGTTCTCGAGGTTGCACATTCTATCTTTGCTAGATGGCGACCTCTCTTTCGAACAGACGAACTTTATATGGAGATCAATCATGTGATTGAGACCTTTGGACAAGCTTTCGTTCAGCTTCTCGTG ACAACCGATAAGAAGATTGCCGagaacaacgacaagaaggaaGTGCTGCATGGCTGGTTCGAGGCCTTGGACCTTCAAATCAAAATTCTCCATGACATGTCTTGTCATGATCTACCTCCTATCTTTGAGGAGAATCTCGGCAGCATCTCTGAACTTCTTCAcaagtaccttacctactcCAACCCCCTGCTGGAGACTGATGACGACACCGAGACGAGCATAGTTGATACCGTCAAGGCTGATATTTGCGAGatccttgaactcttcaCCGTCAAATACGATGAGGATTTCTCCAAGTACTGTCAGCCCTTCATTGAGAAAGCGTGGAACCTTTTGTCTTCAACAGGCCCCGAGACCAAATACGACCTCATTGTCAGCAAAGCCCTGCATTTCCTGACCGCTATTGCGTCGTCTGCACAACATTCAGGAATCTTCAATAGCGAGGATGTTTTGACACAGATTGTCGAGAAGGTTATTCTACCGAACGTGGCGCTCCGCGAATCGGATATCGAGCTCTTTGAGGACGAGCCTATTGAATTCATTCGCAGGGATCTGGAGGGGTCTGATACAGACTCCCGTCGTCGATCTGCTACCGACTTTCTTCGaaagcttcaagaacgaTTTGAAGCGCCTGTGACAACGGTGGTGTCCAAATATATTACTCACTACTTGTCTCAAGGAAGCAGTGATTGGAAGTCCAAGGATACTGCTATCTATCTCTTCCTGTCTATCGCTGCCAAGGGTGCGGTAACTGCTGCTCAAGGTGTAAAGACTGTTAACCCCCTTGTCAACGTCGTTGAATTTTTTGAGCAACACATTGCCCAAGATCTTATTAGCACACAAGGTATTGAACCGATCTCAAAGGTCGACGCCATTAAGTACCTGTACACTTTCCGAAGTCAGCTGTCCAAAGAGCAGTGGAAGGTGGCTCTGGGCCCACTGATTCAAAACCTGAACTCAGACAACTACGTCGTTTACTCTTATGCTGCTATCGCAGTGGAGAGGGTGTTGTTTCTCACCGACGATTTGGGCAACCCCATGTTTCCCCGTGCAGACATTGAGCCCTTCGCCAAGGATCTTCTCGGCCATCTGTTCAAGCTCATTGAAAAGGAATCAAGCCCCGCCAAGCTACAGGAGAATGAGTTTTTAATGCGTTGTGTTATGAGAATTTTGATCGTTATCAAAGACGGAGCTATCCCTCTACTGGACAATGTGTTGacccatctcattctcatcaccaatgtGATGAAGCAAAACCCCAGCAACCCCCGCTTCTATTATTACCATTTCGAGGCTATTGGTGCTCTTGTCCGATACTGTGCCCCTAGCAATGCTGCTCTTTTCAACGAGAAGCTGTGGGGACCCTTCCATCAAATCTTGGTCGAGGATGTCACGG AATTCATGCAATATGTCTTCCAGATTCTTGCGCAGCTTCTCGAATCTAGCCCCTCCGAGACCATCTCGGAGAATTACAAGGCCCTGTTAGTTCCTCTCCTAAATCCCACACTGTGGGAGACTCGAGGAAACGTTCCCGCGTGCACACGTCTCTTATCGGCTGTCATTCCTCGGGCATCCAAGGCTATTCAGGCTGAGGGACAAATTGCGCCCGTTCTTGGAATCTTCCAGAAGCTGCTCAGTGGCAAAAAGTCTGAGGTACTTGCCTTTGACATCTTGGATTCCATCGTGAAGAGCTTTGAGCC AGCTGTCCTGAATGATTACTTTGGTACAATTCTCAGGCTAGTGTACACGAAGCTTCAAGGAACCCCTGCCGAGTCTCTAAAACTCCGCTTTGTCCGCTTCTACCATCTTGTATCTGCTCGTCTTGAGGCTGGCTATGGAGCCGACTACTTCATCCAGCAGTCAAACTCAGTAGAAGACGGCGTTTTCACCAAGGTCTACCCTACTTTTGTCCTTGGTGAAACAGACAAAATTGCACGCCCAGTTGATCGaaaggttgctgttgtctcTCTTACCAAGACTCTGTGTGACTCGTCAGCGTTTGCTCAACAGTTCGCGAAGGGCTGGGCCAACAGTTGTCGCAAGCTTCTTTCACTACTTGTTAACCCCCCTACTGTcgctgctggcgctggcgatgaggtcGTTGCGGaagcagatgttgatgacattggctTCGGCATGTCTTTTACTGCACTCAACACCTGCAGAGGATTGGCTAAGGATGATTTCCCCGAGATTCTCGACGTCACCAAATGGGTAAAGGAGTACATGGCTAGCGCCAATCAGCGACATGGCGGCGCAATTGAGCGCTTCGTCAGTGAGCGATTGAGCCctgaggagcaagaagctATCGCCAAGTATATTCAATAG
- a CDS encoding hypothetical protein (At least one base has a quality score < 10), producing MISSPPNIQAQLGDAISVIADSDFWRRWDTLTQELVSRFSATDPKVNVGVLEVAHSIFARWRPLFRTDELYMEINHVIETFGQAFVQLLVTTDKKIAENNDKKEVLHGWFEALDLQIKILHDMSCHDLPPIFEENLGSISELLHKYLTYSNPLLETDDDTETSIVDTVKADICEILELFTVKYDEDFSKYCQPFIEKAWNLLSSTGPETKYDLIVSKALHFLTAIASSAQHSGIFNSEDVLTQIVEKVILPNVALRESDIELFEDEPIEFIRRDLEGSDTDSRRRSATDFLRKLQERFEAPVTTVVSKYITHYLSQGSSDWKSKDTAIYLFLSIAAKGAVTAAQGVKTVNPLVNVVEFFEQHIAQDLISTQGIEPISKVDAIKYLYTFRSQLSKEQWKVALGPLIQNLNSDNYVVYSYAAIAVERVLFLTDDLGNPMFPRADIEPFAKDLLGHLFKLIEKESSPAKLQENEFLMRCVMRILIVIKDGAIPLLDNVLTHLILITNVMKQNPSNPRFYYYHFEAIGALVRYCAPSNAALFNEKLWGPFHQILVEDVTEFMQYVFQILAQLLESSPSETISENYKALLVPLLNPTLWETRGNVPACTRLLSAVIPRASKAIQAEGQIAPVLGIFQKLLSGKKSEVLAFDILDSIVKSFEPAVLNDYFGTILRLVYTKLQGTPAESLKLRFVRFYHLVSARLEAGYGADYFIQQSNSVEDGVFTKVYPTFVLGETDKIARPVDRKVAVVSLTKTLCDSSAFAQQFAKGWANSCRKLLSLLVNPPTVAAGAGDEVVAEADVDDIGFGMSFTALNTCRGLAKDDFPEILDVTKWVKEYMASANQRHGGAIERFVSERLSPEEQEAIAKYIQ from the exons ATGATCTCATCCCCCCCCAATATCCAGGCCCAGCTTGGTGACGCTATCAGCGTTATTGCAGACTCTGACTTCTGGCGACGATGGGATACCCTCACCCAG GAACTCGTCAGCCGGTTTTCCGCTACTGACCCCAAGGTCAATGTCGGTGTTCTCGAGGTTGCACATTCTATCTTTGCTAGATGGCGACCTCTCTTTCGAACAGACGAACTTTATATGGAGATCAATCATGTGATTGAGACCTTTGGACAAGCTTTCGTTCAGCTTCTCGTG ACAACCGATAAGAAGATTGCCGagaacaacgacaagaaggaaGTGCTGCATGGCTGGTTCGAGGCCTTGGACCTTCAAATCAAAATTCTCCATGACATGTCTTGTCATGATCTACCTCCTATCTTTGAGGAGAATCTCGGCAGCATCTCTGAACTTCTTCAcaagtaccttacctactcCAACCCCCTGCTGGAGACTGATGACGACACCGAGACGAGCATAGTTGATACCGTCAAGGCTGATATTTGCGAGatccttgaactcttcaCCGTCAAATACGATGAGGATTTCTCCAAGTACTGTCAGCCCTTCATTGAGAAAGCGTGGAACCTTTTGTCTTCAACAGGCCCCGAGACCAAATACGACCTCATTGTCAGCAAAGCCCTGCATTTCCTGACCGCTATTGCGTCGTCTGCACAACATTCAGGAATCTTCAATAGCGAGGATGTTTTGACACAGATTGTCGAGAAGGTTATTCTACCGAACGTGGCGCTCCGCGAATCGGATATCGAGCTCTTTGAGGACGAGCCTATTGAATTCATTCGCAGGGATCTGGAGGGGTCTGATACAGACTCCCGTCGTCGATCTGCTACCGACTTTCTTCGaaagcttcaagaacgaTTTGAAGCGCCTGTGACAACGGTGGTGTCCAAATATATTACTCACTACTTGTCTCAAGGAAGCAGTGATTGGAAGTCCAAGGATACTGCTATCTATCTCTTCCTGTCTATCGCTGCCAAGGGTGCGGTAACTGCTGCTCAAGGTGTAAAGACTGTTAACCCCCTTGTCAACGTCGTTGAATTTTTTGAGCAACACATTGCCCAAGATCTTATTAGCACACAAGGTATTGAACCGATCTCAAAGGTCGACGCCATTAAGTACCTGTACACTTTCCGAAGTCAGCTGTCCAAAGAGCAGTGGAAGGTGGCTCTGGGCCCACTGATTCAAAACCTGAACTCAGACAACTACGTCGTTTACTCTTATGCTGCTATCGCAGTGGAGAGGGTGTTGTTTCTCACCGACGATTTGGGCAACCCCATGTTTCCCCGTGCAGACATTGAGCCCTTCGCCAAGGATCTTCTCGGCCATCTGTTCAAGCTCATTGAAAAGGAATCAAGCCCCGCCAAGCTACAGGAGAATGAGTTTTTAATGCGTTGTGTTATGAGAATTTTGATCGTTATCAAAGACGGAGCTATCCCTCTACTGGACAATGTGTTGacccatctcattctcatcaccaatgtGATGAAGCAAAACCCCAGCAACCCCCGCTTCTATTATTACCATTTCGAGGCTATTGGTGCTCTTGTCCGATACTGTGCCCCTAGCAATGCTGCTCTTTTCAACGAGAAGCTGTGGGGACCCTTCCATCAAATCTTGGTCGAGGATGTCACGG AATTCATGCAATATGTCTTCCAGATTCTTGCGCAGCTTCTCGAATCTAGCCCCTCCGAGACCATCTCGGAGAATTACAAGGCCCTGTTAGTTCCTCTCCTAAATCCCACACTGTGGGAGACTCGAGGAAACGTTCCCGCGTGCACACGTCTCTTATCGGCTGTCATTCCTCGGGCATCCAAGGCTATTCAGGCTGAGGGACAAATTGCGCCCGTTCTTGGAATCTTCCAGAAGCTGCTCAGTGGCAAAAAGTCTGAGGTACTTGCCTTTGACATCTTGGATTCCATCGTGAAGAGCTTTGAGCC AGCTGTCCTGAATGATTACTTTGGTACAATTCTCAGGCTAGTGTACACGAAGCTTCAAGGAACCCCTGCCGAGTCTCTAAAACTCCGCTTTGTCCGCTTCTACCATCTTGTATCTGCTCGTCTTGAGGCTGGCTATGGAGCCGACTACTTCATCCAGCAGTCAAACTCAGTAGAAGACGGCGTTTTCACCAAGGTCTACCCTACTTTTGTCCTTGGTGAAACAGACAAAATTGCACGCCCAGTTGATCGaaaggttgctgttgtctcTCTTACCAAGACTCTGTGTGACTCGTCAGCGTTTGCTCAACAGTTCGCGAAGGGCTGGGCCAACAGTTGTCGCAAGCTTCTTTCACTACTTGTTAACCCCCCTACTGTcgctgctggcgctggcgatgaggtcGTTGCGGaagcagatgttgatgacattggctTCGGCATGTCTTTTACTGCACTCAACACCTGCAGAGGATTGGCTAAGGATGATTTCCCCGAGATTCTCGACGTCACCAAATGGGTAAAGGAGTACATGGCTAGCGCCAATCAGCGACATGGCGGCGCAATTGAGCGCTTCGTCAGTGAGCGATTGAGCCctgaggagcaagaagctATCGCCAAGTATATTCAATAG